The window TCCTCTCCTGCgtgaaaaatcaaataaattagcacCAGACAAAAAGAttagggaggggggggaaatactGTATGCAATCAGGGAAAGACCAAGGAATAAACTGCACCCCCTCAGCACTGGGACGGTAGGatactatctgtctgtctgtctatctatccatccatccatccattgatcgATCAACCATTCATCATATGATTGCCTGCAAcccccctatctatctatctatctatctatctatctatctatctatctatctatctatctatctaatcttatctatctaatcttatctatctaatcttatctatctaatctaatctgtcatctatctattttatctatcaatcaatccatcacaGCCAACCCCACACTCCCTGGCACTGATAATATGATCAATGCGCAATGGATCTCTGCAATCAAACAGGCAAACTCAGACAGCCAAGTATTTCACTGTTGTTCCCTTTTTAAAATGGTGACTGCTTGTTAAAAGTGTGGCCTTCGCGTAGGAAGATGTGCATGGGGCGGGGTGGGAGGCAATGGTCAGCCAGTATCCCAAGATGGTCTGCCAGGAAGGGACAGTTCCGCTTTGGAatcagaagaaagaaagggaggagtaAAATGATTGGGAGAATAAACAAGGATGATTTAGTAACCTCAGTGCAAGCCGTGTTCAGCCCGTCTTCTTCAAAACTTCGGTTGTAGGCACCATGCTAGTGACAACCTCCTGCGTGGACaccctttgatttgatttgatttgatttgatttgagcccaaagacgggctacaagaatggtggaaggtcttaagcataaaacgtatcaggaaagacttcacggactcaatctgtagagtctggagcagtgattttcaaccttttttgagctgcggcacattttttacatatacaaaatcatggggcacattgagcgggggggagtgggggggctaaaaaaagtttggagaaaaaaattctctcttcctccctttcgctctatttctccccctctttctctctcttccttccttctctctccatccctctttctttctctcttcctatcttttttgctctttctctctccctccttccctccctctctttctctctcttgctttctttctctctctttctctttctctcttgctttctttctctctctttctctctcttgctgagcttcgcggcacacctgaccatgtcttgcagcacactagtgtgccacggcacactggttgaaaaacactggtctggaggacagaagggaaaggggggacatgatcgaaacatttaaatatgttaaagggttaaataaggttcaggagggaagtgtttttaataggaaagtgaacacaagaacaaggggacacaatctgaagttagttgggggaaagatcaaaagcaacatgagaaaatattatttgactgaaagagtagtagatccttggaacaaacttccagcagacgtggttggtaaatccacagtcactgaatttaaacatgcctgggataaacctatatccatcctaagataaaacacaggaaatagtataagggcagactggatggaccatgaggtctttttctgccgtcagtcttctatgtttctatgattatccGGCCAGGGAGTTCCACTTGTGCCCTCTTGATCTTTTCCAGGCATCCATCGTCAAATCCTGATGACCACGATGGGCTTTTGTTTGGGCTACTACATCAAGAGATACTCCAATTTCTACTACGCTGGGCGGGACAGGGAGCTCTTCAGTTACATAAAGCAACATCCAGAGGACTTTGTGGAGGAAGGTAACTGTGGTGTGAAACTCTTTCTAGGAGGGCTGCTCAAAGGCTTAAAGGTGGTGCCGCCTCaggctagggcagtgatgggcaaccttttgagcttggtgtgtcaaacttcaccaaaaaaccgagcataactcgggtggtgtgtcaccttgagaaaaagaacacaattttgtgatatttatagtttaaataacaaatatgtataattatttaacttacctgcttagtgacttctttgttaatctgtcagttggtttcttttgttggtcttgttgttatttaacttgtgtggggtgccatgaactaagataagtgagggggagggggaattcttccagtgatggcgaacctgtggcagtccagctacaggacctccagacagcgatcatAGGGCCTCCAGACAGTgatcacaggacctccagacagcgatcacaggaCCTCAGATATGTGTCCCCCGCGACATTCCGCTGCTCCCTGCTGCGTCAGCCGGAAGTTCGGCCTAGCAGAAATCCCAGGCCTAGACACTCTGTGCCGGAGCTCTGCTGTTCTGGCCTACAGACCTCCGGCACAGAGTCATTAGTCTACAGTCTACACTACAGCAATTTTTTTATCCTCGGCTACTGCACCTGGCCATGTAGGAGCCGAGGATGAAACTTAACTCTCCGaaagtttctccggcggccgtgtgtcactgaaaatggctacgcgtgtcagtgctgacacgcgtgtcataggttcgccatcactgggctagggaAAGGAAGGCAGCTGCATTATGGGGCAGAGGGTGGggccccagctgttcctcctgaGTTGCCCTCAGCAAGGATGAGATAAAGACCCCCAAATTATTCCTCAAGAGATCTGGGACAGAGTCTTCACAAATCTACAGAAATGCCCTGGGTGACAGCTGCAGGCAGATAGTCAGTGTCGAAGAGACTGGAAATGATAGTTCAGCAACAGCTGCATTGCTGTGCGTTGTCAAATGTCAGAGGTGTGCAGAGTTGTGGAGATAATTGTATCTCAGGTATGAAAATATGGAAAGTTGGGATGGGGGAGGTCTGTTTTCGATCCAgtcttattgatttgatttgatttgatttgatttgtatgctgcccctctccgtagactcggggcggctaacaacaatagtgaaacaacatgtaacaaatctaatatttaaaataattttaaaaattcttatttaaaaaaccaaacatacacacaaacataccatgcgtaaattgtataggcctagggggaagggaatatctcaattcccccatgcttgacaacaaaggtgggtttttaggagcttatgtGTGTCTTGCTTAACGACAGAAATGTGGGGCTCAATGGTAGCTGTAACTCAAAGTTTATTTGATTTGgttaatttgattttattggatttgtatgccgcccctctccgtagactcggggcggctaacaacagtagtaaacagcatatgacaatccaatatgaacagttaaaaacacttattaaaataccaaacatacatacagacataccatgcataaaattgtaaaggcctagggggaaagagtatctcagttcccctatgcctgacgacaaaggtgggtttttaggagcttacaaaaggcgaggagggtgggggcaattctgatctcaggagggagttggttccagagggccagggccgccgcagataaggctcttcccctgggtcctgccaaacgacattgttcagtcgacgggacctggagaaggccaactctgtgggacctaactggtcgctgggattcgtgcggcagaaggcggtccctgagataatctggtccggtgccatgaagggctttataggtcataaccaacactttgaattgtgaccggaaactgatcggcaaccaatgcaaactgcggagtgttggagtaacatgggcatatttggggaagcccatgattgctgtcgcagctgcattctgcacgatctgaagtttccgaacacttttcaaaggtagccccatgtagagagcattacaatagtcgagcctcgaggctcGACATACTTGTCAACAGCTCTGAACGAGGCTTCACATCTGTAGGACTAAGGAATCTCGCTCTTCCAGGATACAGTAACCTTTTACTAAGAGGTGACTTTAGACCTTCGTAACAGAAACTTTTTGTccgcttgtcccaaaggtgctttccaagaggcatctggactttctttgaagacttctaggacaagaaacaaaacatcttcaaagccaaaccaggaagtccagttgccccttgaaaaagcacctttgggacaaccatgaactgagtgactgagaatctccatagacactctTTGCCCTCCTGCTTGCTTAAATTCTCTTTAAGGAAGCATAAACAAGAGATTTATACTCTAAAGGGGAAGGTAAATATAGCTACAAAATAGTCAGTGTTTTTACTTGTGCTTCGTTTATGAATAAGCTTCACCAGCAGGATCATTTCCTGTTTTGCTAGAGCCTAGAAAGTTGGGAGATATTCTGGAGAAGTTCACACCAACACGCTGAAGGCTGCAGAAGCTCCTGTGAGGctgctttctctcctccctcctcttccatgTGGAAACCCTCGGGATTTAATCGCCTATTTGTAAATGTGGATTGCATCCTTTCTAATAAAACCTCTGAAGATCCAGTCTGCCTTTTATTTGCTCACGATGTACGCCTGCAAATGGTGGAGGAGGTGCCTGGGACATTTGCTATAAAACTCAGGATTtggcactgcaaaaaaaaaattgaatccgtGGTCATCCTCCCAGCTCTGTGTTGTGCTAAATGGCTTCCATCAGGGGTCACTGATCATGGTCAGTCTCTAAtgaatgcacttgggggaaaggaatcctctatctgagtattgtattagcagttctgtgttagcaaaaactccagaaaAGAAAGATTTAGGGGAGGTCAATGGGTaaacagtacagtcaggcggtaaggaaagcaagcagaatgcttggctgcatagctagaggtataacaagcaggaagagggagattgtgatcctgctgcatagagcgctggtgagaccacatttggaatactgtgtccagttctggagacctcacctacaaaaagatattgacaaaattgaacaggtccaaagatgggctacaagaatggtggaaggtcttaagcataaaacgtatcaggaaagacttcatgaactcaatctgtatagtctggaggacagaaggaaaaggggggacaggatcgaaacatttaaatatgttcaagggttcaataaggttccggagggaagtgtttttaataggaaagtgaacacaagaacaaggggcacaatctgaggttatttgggggaaagatcaaaagcaacatgaaaaaatattttactgaaagaggagtagatccttggaataaacttccaacagatgtggttggtaaatctataggaactgaattgaaacatgcctgggataaacatatatccatcctaagataaaatacaggatataatataagggcagactagatggaccatgaggtctttttctgccatcaatcttctatgtttctatgtttctaatgggaCATGGCAGCTATGACTTGCAGGCCTTTTAGAACAGTGGTTAAACCTGTCATTTTCCCGGAACAATTATAAAGACCTGCAAATGTGGGTTTCTCTGGTCCTATGGGTTGGCAGGGCAGTGGGGCCCCAAATGGTTTCAAACCTgtttctcccccttttcctcaTTCTATTGCTTTTGAAAAACAGGCGGATGTTCTATCAAAGCAGGGAAGTCAAACTCAAGGCAGGACTCCGACCCATGGGTTGCttacatctggcctgtggggctgccTTGGAAATAGTGAAGGGAGCCTGATTCTGCTAGCAGAGCCCTGGGGCCtccacatgtttatttatttatttattagatttgtatgccgcccctctccgtagactcagggcggctcacaacaataacaagaacaatgtaagaacaaatctaataatttaaaaaacacttaaaaaacccattattaaaagcaaacaaacacacaaacattccatgtataaactgtataggcccgggggagatgtgtcagttcccccatgcctgatggcagagatgggtcttaagaactttacgaaaggcaaggagggtgggggcagttctaatctccggggggagctggttccagagggtcggggccgccacagagaaggctcttctgggtcccgccaaacggcattgtttcgtcgacggagaaggccaactctgtgggaacctaaccggttgctgggattcgtgcggcagaaggtggtcccggaggtattctggtccgatgtttcCCAAACATAAGTGACATGGAActgccatgccccccccccttggcacCTCCAAGgtaaaacacaaccctgatatgtCCCTCAATGCAATTgagttagaccagtgtttcccaaccttggcaacttgaagatatttggacttcaactcccagaattccccagccagcgaatgctggctggggaattctgggagttgaagtccagatatcttcaagttgccaaggttgggaaacactgagttagacaACTCTGGAGTAAAAGGACCAGATTAGGCGCAGAGAGAGACCTAGTCTCAAAACTTCTCTCAACGGATGATTTAGGATGCTCAGGTTTGTGTGAACGTTCTTTCCATCTCCTGAAAAGTTTGTTCTTTTAATCCATGGATGAAATTTCTCACCGTTTTCCTCCAATcgtttccttcctcctctttctttcaacGTACCTACACATGGGTCTCCTAAGAGGAGCATCAAACAACTGCAATTTACCCCCATCGCACTCtttgtttttttccatttctccctAATTTGCTTCAACCAACAGGGTGAAGCATGACACCTCCCTCTCACCTCTTGTGTGAAAGCATTGCATCATGGCCGCCGGTCCCAAGTGTCACTTTTGACCCACAagcccttatttattttatttatttattaattagatttgtatgtcgcccctctccgcagactcggggcggctaatagcagtaaaaaaagacaaatataacaaatctaatataaaaagtaattttaaaaactccaatttaagagaccaatcatgcaaacagacataccatgcataaattttataagtctagggggaagggaatacagtggtacctcaagatacgaacccctcgtcctacgaacaactcgtgatacgaacccggggttcagaaaaattttgcctcttcctacgaactttttttgagttacgaaccggcgttcggagactgctgggaagccgcgcggctgttttaaaaggtgacagccgggcggcgggccttcccagcacccccccgaaccccgaacccgggttcggggggtgctgggaagccccccaggccggctgtcaccttttaaaacagccgcgccgcttcccagcagtcgccgaaagccatttttttgcgggggttttttggttgcacggattaattgactttacattgtttcctatgggaaacaatgtttcgtcttacggacctttcgtcatacgaacctcctccttgcaccaattgagttcgtatcatgaggtattactgtatctcaattccccccatgcctgacgacagaggtgggttttaaggagcttacgaaaggcaaggagggtgggggcaaccctgatatccgggggggagttggttccagagggttggggccaccacagagaaggttcttcccctggatcccgccaaacgacattgtttagtcgacaggacc of the Erythrolamprus reginae isolate rEryReg1 chromosome 4, rEryReg1.hap1, whole genome shotgun sequence genome contains:
- the NDUFC2 gene encoding NADH dehydrogenase [ubiquinone] 1 subunit C2; translation: MTLHLGIPEEARSLPPPPLVNFPSVWMAGIFWLSALLDNGLNRRPVLRAGIHRQILMTTMGFCLGYYIKRYSNFYYAGRDRELFSYIKQHPEDFVEEEPRKLGDILEKFTPTR